From one Drosophila subpulchrella strain 33 F10 #4 breed RU33 chromosome 3L, RU_Dsub_v1.1 Primary Assembly, whole genome shotgun sequence genomic stretch:
- the LOC119553081 gene encoding uncharacterized protein LOC119553081 — protein sequence MSKKLPTISVTADKRSTHSDLSSSSSSHDTDSNDMDYGRNGAGGVTDVEDFDSQVEVLKPSSRRNSYNASLKPKAHPKANTGDNDVTDVEDYDTESDDDEKSTAYPELKLSLREFLQQGLQNQEAVDNDAKESCEIKAGDFVQAQNLNGMTDYLTDCEDYDTDSEVGYGCEKSVCVDLDHAMGDQGRVNIADGEKNQDDSDQYEDVSVISDISDLASAMSDCTGIGVRGMSEDEVLEVSESGHEEVCQIACSGSDSESEGAAAWSRSEGDTSFPQIDVAFVSASGQPRRNSKSSMSMQGQKNFLQLALKHEEVLTDVEGIDDSAAEEDSFDNEEEDEQPIPRAIILASGDDGTCLTDVEDMFCDDTSLSTSAEPEVRSICLGALPVPHREVVVLKEDKNGDTITNVMPMDSNYEFGIYNHLKDMIHTDSEDYSCADEWSLQHSVAEDAAMGGPSLIENEVIVSNELLKQQQNKRLEVQSNAESVTDVEEIFVAGTNRRKKLKTRTLSKGKNKLLEAVKGKEEGVTDVEDMDLSECGLPPGVKRVEQLKQQAKGSNADKFSDSEDVSTDDVSDISDVSDALPPSTGDKTSGKTKSQPLHFRLLKDDIVNQQLTDVEDVQLPSEAEDALEPPAVPVANSNSKELNDMLNESYTVVHEKSGRSFNSEAEKLHTKGMIRDANTDVEYVESDESAARGGN from the coding sequence ATGTCCAAGAAACTACCAACTATATCCGTAACTGCCGACAAGCGGTCCACCCACTCCGATTTATCCTCCTCATCGTCATCCCATGACACAGATAGCAATGACATGGACTATGGGCGCAATGGCGCCGGGGGCGTTACTGATGTCGAAGATTTTGACAGTCAGGTTGAGGTACTTAAGCCAAGCTCCCGTCGAAACTCCTATAATGCATCCCTGAAGCCCAAAGCCCATCCTAAAGCGAATACGGGCGACAATGATGTAACTGATGTGGAGGACTACGACACAGAATCGGACGATGATGAGAAGAGCACAGCCTACCCAGAACTAAAGCTGTCGCTGAGGGAGTTTCTCCAACAGGGACTTCAAAACCAAGAAGCAGTTGATAATGATGCTAAGGAGAGCTGTGAAATAAAAGCCGGAGATTTCGTGCAAGCACAAAACCTAAATGGTATGACAGACTATCTTACTGATTGCGAGGACTACGACACGGATTCCGAAGTGGGCTATGGCTGCGAGAAATCCGTTTGCGTTGATCTGGATCATGCCATGGGCGATCAGGGACGAGTTAATATAGCCGATGGCGAGAAGAACCAGGACGACTCCGATCAGTACGAAGATGTGTCTGTGATCAGTGACATAAGCGATCTAGCCTCGGCCATGTCCGATTGCACCGGCATAGGGGTGCGTGGAATGTCCGAAGATGAGGTGTTGGAGGTATCCGAGAGTGGTCATGAAGAGGTTTGCCAAATTGCCTGTTCGGGATCCGATTCAGAGTCGGAAGGGGCCGCAGCATGGAGTCGGAGTGAAGGTGATAccagttttccacaaattgATGTGGCCTTTGTTAGTGCCAGTGGTCAGCCGAGACGAAACTCCAAGTCCAGTATGTCCATGCAAGGACAGAAGAATTTTCTTCAGCTTGCTTTAAAACACGAAGAGGTTCTAACAGACGTTGAAGGCATCGACGACTCAGCAGCCGAAGAAGATAGCTTTGACAatgaggaggaggacgagCAGCCTATACCACGTGCCATTATCCTTGCGTCCGGTGATGATGGTACATGCCTTACTGATGTAGAAGACATGTTCTGTGACGACACATCGCTGTCCACTAGCGCCGAGCCTGAAGTGCGATCAATCTGTTTGGGGGCCCTACCAGTGCCACATCGCGAGGTAGTGGTGCTTAAGGAGGACAAAAACGGGGACACTATTACCAATGTCATGCCCATGGACAGTAACTACGAATTTGGCATTTATAACCACCTGAAGGACATGATCCATACTGATTCCGAAGACTATTCGTGCGCCGATGAGTGGAGCCTTCAACATTCAGTTGCCGAGGACGCTGCGATGGGAGGACCAAGTCTTATCGAAAACGAAGTTATAGTGTCAAATGAACTTttaaagcagcagcagaacaAGCGCCTTGAGGTTCAGAGCAACGCTGAGTCCGTAACAgatgttgaggagattttcgTGGCCGGAACAAATCGCCGCAAGAAGCTAAAGACCCGCACTCTGAGCAAAGGCAAGAATAAACTACTTGAAGCCGTGAAGGGCAAAGAGGAGGGAGTAACAGATGTCGAGGACATGGACCTTAGCGAATGTGGCTTACCTCCAGGAGTGAAGCGCGTGGAGCAGCTGAAACAACAGGCTAAGGGCTCGAATGCGGACAAGTTCTCTGATTCCGAGGACGTATCCACGGATGATGTATCCGATATCTCAGATGTCTCTGATGCTCTACCACCATCGACGGGTGACAAAACCAGCGGCAAGACAAAGTCACAACCGCTTCACTTTCGTCTGCTTAAAGATGATATAGTAAACCAACAGCTCACCGATGTTGAGGACGTTCAGTTGCCATCGGAAGCGGAGGACGCTTTGGAACCACCGGCCGTGCCAGTTGCGAATAGCAATAGTAAAGAGCTGAATGATATGCTGAACGAGAGCTACACGGTGGTGCACGAGAAGAGTGGTCGCAGTTTCAACAGCGAGGCCGAGAAGCTGCATACAAAAGGCATGATCCGAGATGCCAATACCGACGTAGAGTATGTTGAGTCCGACGAGTCAGCCGCCAGGGGAGGCAACTAG